One region of Pieris rapae chromosome Z, ilPieRapa1.1, whole genome shotgun sequence genomic DNA includes:
- the LOC110993376 gene encoding uncharacterized PE-PGRS family protein PE_PGRS54 isoform X7 → MSKELIGIMIVKLLVLCLVGVAYARPQWDCPYGSQTLLPHESSCNKFYICVGGRMQEAQCPLSSHFSVKLQGCTEAVLAECQIESNNQPDVFPNGCPKDYRIEKLFAHPQCDKFYQCVHGDYQEMPCAPGTEFSYKLQKCTWPHKADCAGGDNGDSEDDGVDGGDSGDGGNGGDGGNGGDGGDGGNGGDGGNGGDGGDGGDGGDGGDGGNGGDGGDGGNGGDGGDGGNGGDGGDGGNGGDGGDGGNGGDGGNGGDGGDGGNGGDGGDGGNGGDGGDGGNGGDGGNGGDGGNGGDGGDGGNGGDGGNGGGNGGDGGNGGDGGNGGNGGNGGGDGGNGGDGGNGGNGGGDGGNGGNGGDGGDAGNGGDGGNGGNGGNGGGDGGDGGDGGNGGNGGGDGGNGGNGGNGGDGGDAGNGGGDGGNGGDGGNGGNGGNGGGDGGDGGDGGNGGNGGGDGGNDGNGGNGGDGGDAGNGGDGGNGGNGGNGGGDGGDGGDGGNGGNGGGDGGNGGNGGNGGDGGDAGNGGGDGGNGGNGGDGGDAGNGGNGGDGGDAGNGGDGGNGGNGGNGGGDGGNGGDGGDGGDAGNGGNGGNGGNGGDGGNGGNSGGDGGNGGNGGNGGNGGGNGGNGGNGGNGGNGSGNGGNGGNGGNGGNGGNSGK, encoded by the exons ATGTCGAAGGAATTGATTGGAATCATGATAG TAAAACTACTCGTGCTTTGCCTGGTGGGTGTTGCCTACGCTAGGCCACAATGGGACTGCCCATATGGCAGCCAAACCCTATTGCCTCACGAGAGCAGCTGCaacaagttttatatatgtgtTGGCGGGAGAATGCAAGAAGCTCAGTGCCCTCTCAGCAGTCACTTCTCCGTCAAACTTcag ggATGTACAGAGGCAGTTTTGGCTGAATGTCAAATTGAATCAAATAACCAGCCAGACGTCTTCCCAAACGGATGTCCCAAGGATTATAGAATAGAGAAGCTTTTCGCTCACCCACAATGTGATAAATTCTACCAATGCGTGCATGGAGATTACCAGGAAATGCCATGTGCACCTGGCACGGAGTTTAGCTACAAATTGCAG AAATGCACATGGCCCCACAAAGCTGACTGTGCTGGTGGAGATAATGGTGATAGTGAGGACGATGGTGTAGATGGTGGAGACAGCGGTGATGGAGGCAACGGTGGTGATGGAGGCAATGGTGGAGACGGTGGTGATGGAGGAAATGGTGGTGATGGAGGCAATGGTGGCGACGGCGGTGACGGAGGAGACGGTGGAGATGGCGGTGACGGAGGAAACGGTGGAGACGGTGGTGACGGAGGAAACGGTGGAGACGGTGGCGATGGAGGCAATGGTGGAGACGGCGGTGATGGAGGCAATGGTGGAGACGGCGGTGATGGAGGAAACGGTGGTGATGGAGGCAATGGTGGCGACGGCGGTGACGGAGGAAACGGCGGAGATGGTGGCGATGGAGGAAACGGTGGAGATGGCGGTGATGGAGGAAACGGTGGAGACGGAGGAAACGGTGGAGATGGCGGAAATGGTGGAGACGGTGGTGATGGAGGCAATGGTGGAGACGGAGGAAACGGTGGAGGCAACGGTGGAGACGGCG GAAATGGTGGAGACGGTGGAAATGGTGGTAATGGAGGAAACGGCGGCGGAGACGGTGGAAACGGTGGAGACGGTGGTAATGGAGGAAACGGCGGTGGAGATGGTGGAAACGGTGGAAACGGAGGAGACGGTGGTGATGCAGGAAATGGCGGAGACGGTGGAAATGGTGGTAATGGAGGAAACGGCGGCGGGGACGGTGGAGACGGTGGAGACGGTGGTAATGGAGGAAACGGCGGTGGAGATGGTGGAAACGGTGGAAACGGTGGAAACGGAGGAGACGGTGGCGATGCAGGAAACGGCGGTGGAGATGGTGGAAACGGAGGAGACGGTGGAAATGGTGGTAATGGAGGAAACGGCGGCGGGGACGGTGGAGACGGTGGAGACGGTGGTAATGGAGGAAACGGCGGTGGAGATGGTGGAAACGATGGAAACGGTGGAAACGGAGGAGACGGTGGTGATGCAGGAAATGGCGGAGACGGTGGAAATGGTGGTAATGGAGGAAACGGCGGCGGGGACGGTGGAGACGGTGGAGACGGTGGTAATGGAGGAAACGGCGGTGGAGATGGTGGAAACGGTGGAAACGGTGGAAACGGAGGAGACGGTGGCGATGCAGGAAACGGCGGTGGAGATG GTGGAAACGGTGGAAACGGAGGAGACGGTGGTGATGCAGGAAATGGTGGAAACGGTGGAGACGGTGGTGATGCAGGAAATGGTGGAGACGGTGGAAATGGTGGTAATGGAGGAAACGGCGGCGGAGACGGTGGAAATGGTGGAGACGGTG GAGACGGTGGTGATGCAGGAAATGGTGGTAATGGAGGAAACGGTGGAAACGGTGGAGACGGTGGTAATGGAGGAAACAGCGGTGGAGATGGTGGAAACGGTGGAAATGGTGGTAATGGAGGTAATGGCGGCGGTAATGGTGGCAATGGCGGAAATGGAGGTAACGGTGGTAACGGAAGTGGTAATGGTGGCAATGGCGGCAACGGTGGAAATGGAGGAAATGGAGGTAATAgtggtaaataa
- the LOC110993376 gene encoding uncharacterized PE-PGRS family protein PE_PGRS54 isoform X10: MSKELIGIMIVKLLVLCLVGVAYARPQWDCPYGSQTLLPHESSCNKFYICVGGRMQEAQCPLSSHFSVKLQGCTEAVLAECQIESNNQPDVFPNGCPKDYRIEKLFAHPQCDKFYQCVHGDYQEMPCAPGTEFSYKLQKCTWPHKADCAGGDNGDSEDDGVDGGDSGDGGNGGDGGNGGDGGDGGNGGDGGNGGDGGDGGDGGDGGDGGNGGDGGDGGNGGDGGDGGNGGDGGDGGNGGDGGDGGNGGDGGNGGDGGDGGNGGDGGDGGNGGDGGDGGNGGDGGNGGDGGNGGDGGDGGNGGDGGNGGGNGGDGGNGGDGGNGGNGGNGGGDGGNGGDGGNGGNGGGDGGNGGNGGDGGDAGNGGDGGNGGNGGNGGGDGGDGGDGGNGGNGGGDGGNGGNGGNGGDGGDAGNGGGDGGNGGDGGNGGNGGNGGGDGGDGGDGGNGGNGGGDGGNDGNGGNGGDGGDAGNGGDGGNGGNGGNGGGDGGDGGDGGNGGNGGGDGGNGGNGGNGGDGGDAGNGGGDGGNGGNGGDGGDAGNGGNGGDGGDAGNGGDGGNGGDGGDAGNGGNGGNGGNGGDGGNGGNSGGDGGNGGNGGNGGNGGGNGGNGGNGGNGGNGSGNGGNGGNGGNGGNGGNSGK; this comes from the exons ATGTCGAAGGAATTGATTGGAATCATGATAG TAAAACTACTCGTGCTTTGCCTGGTGGGTGTTGCCTACGCTAGGCCACAATGGGACTGCCCATATGGCAGCCAAACCCTATTGCCTCACGAGAGCAGCTGCaacaagttttatatatgtgtTGGCGGGAGAATGCAAGAAGCTCAGTGCCCTCTCAGCAGTCACTTCTCCGTCAAACTTcag ggATGTACAGAGGCAGTTTTGGCTGAATGTCAAATTGAATCAAATAACCAGCCAGACGTCTTCCCAAACGGATGTCCCAAGGATTATAGAATAGAGAAGCTTTTCGCTCACCCACAATGTGATAAATTCTACCAATGCGTGCATGGAGATTACCAGGAAATGCCATGTGCACCTGGCACGGAGTTTAGCTACAAATTGCAG AAATGCACATGGCCCCACAAAGCTGACTGTGCTGGTGGAGATAATGGTGATAGTGAGGACGATGGTGTAGATGGTGGAGACAGCGGTGATGGAGGCAACGGTGGTGATGGAGGCAATGGTGGAGACGGTGGTGATGGAGGAAATGGTGGTGATGGAGGCAATGGTGGCGACGGCGGTGACGGAGGAGACGGTGGAGATGGCGGTGACGGAGGAAACGGTGGAGACGGTGGTGACGGAGGAAACGGTGGAGACGGTGGCGATGGAGGCAATGGTGGAGACGGCGGTGATGGAGGCAATGGTGGAGACGGCGGTGATGGAGGAAACGGTGGTGATGGAGGCAATGGTGGCGACGGCGGTGACGGAGGAAACGGCGGAGATGGTGGCGATGGAGGAAACGGTGGAGATGGCGGTGATGGAGGAAACGGTGGAGACGGAGGAAACGGTGGAGATGGCGGAAATGGTGGAGACGGTGGTGATGGAGGCAATGGTGGAGACGGAGGAAACGGTGGAGGCAACGGTGGAGACGGCG GAAATGGTGGAGACGGTGGAAATGGTGGTAATGGAGGAAACGGCGGCGGAGACGGTGGAAACGGTGGAGACGGTGGTAATGGAGGAAACGGCGGTGGAGATGGTGGAAACGGTGGAAACGGAGGAGACGGTGGTGATGCAGGAAATGGCGGAGACGGTGGAAATGGTGGTAATGGAGGAAACGGCGGCGGGGACGGTGGAGACGGTGGAGACGGTGGTAATGGAGGAAACGGCGGTGGAGATGGTGGAAACGGTGGAAACGGTGGAAACGGAGGAGACGGTGGCGATGCAGGAAACGGCGGTGGAGATGGTGGAAACGGAGGAGACGGTGGAAATGGTGGTAATGGAGGAAACGGCGGCGGGGACGGTGGAGACGGTGGAGACGGTGGTAATGGAGGAAACGGCGGTGGAGATGGTGGAAACGATGGAAACGGTGGAAACGGAGGAGACGGTGGTGATGCAGGAAATGGCGGAGACGGTGGAAATGGTGGTAATGGAGGAAACGGCGGCGGGGACGGTGGAGACGGTGGAGACGGTGGTAATGGAGGAAACGGCGGTGGAGATGGTGGAAACGGTGGAAACGGTGGAAACGGAGGAGACGGTGGCGATGCAGGAAACGGCGGTGGAGATG GTGGAAACGGTGGAAACGGAGGAGACGGTGGTGATGCAGGAAATGGTGGAAACGGTGGAGACGGTGGTGATGCAGGAAATGGTGGAGACGGTGGAAATGGTG GAGACGGTGGTGATGCAGGAAATGGTGGTAATGGAGGAAACGGTGGAAACGGTGGAGACGGTGGTAATGGAGGAAACAGCGGTGGAGATGGTGGAAACGGTGGAAATGGTGGTAATGGAGGTAATGGCGGCGGTAATGGTGGCAATGGCGGAAATGGAGGTAACGGTGGTAACGGAAGTGGTAATGGTGGCAATGGCGGCAACGGTGGAAATGGAGGAAATGGAGGTAATAgtggtaaataa
- the LOC110993376 gene encoding glycine-rich cell wall structural protein isoform X11 encodes MSKELIGIMIVKLLVLCLVGVAYARPQWDCPYGSQTLLPHESSCNKFYICVGGRMQEAQCPLSSHFSVKLQGCTEAVLAECQIESNNQPDVFPNGCPKDYRIEKLFAHPQCDKFYQCVHGDYQEMPCAPGTEFSYKLQKCTWPHKADCAGGDNGDSEDDGVDGGDSGDGGNGGDGGNGGDGGNGGDGGNGGDGGNGGNGGNGGGDGGNGGDGGNGGNGGGDGGNGGNGGDGGDAGNGGDGGNGGNGGNGGGDGGDGGDGGNGGNGGGDGGNGGNGGNGGDGGDAGNGGGDGGNGGDGGNGGNGGNGGGDGGDGGDGGNGGNGGGDGGNDGNGGNGGDGGDAGNGGDGGNGGNGGNGGGDGGDGGDGGNGGNGGGDGGNGGNGGNGGDGGDAGNGGGDGGNGGNGGDGGDAGNGGNGGDGGDAGNGGDGGNGGNGGNGGGDGGNGGDGGNGGNGGGDGGDGGNGGNGGGDGGNGGNGGDGGDAGNGGNGGNGGNGGDGGNGGNSGGDGGNGGNGGNGGNGGGNGGNGGNGGNGGNGSGNGGNGGNGGNGGNGGNSGK; translated from the exons ATGTCGAAGGAATTGATTGGAATCATGATAG TAAAACTACTCGTGCTTTGCCTGGTGGGTGTTGCCTACGCTAGGCCACAATGGGACTGCCCATATGGCAGCCAAACCCTATTGCCTCACGAGAGCAGCTGCaacaagttttatatatgtgtTGGCGGGAGAATGCAAGAAGCTCAGTGCCCTCTCAGCAGTCACTTCTCCGTCAAACTTcag ggATGTACAGAGGCAGTTTTGGCTGAATGTCAAATTGAATCAAATAACCAGCCAGACGTCTTCCCAAACGGATGTCCCAAGGATTATAGAATAGAGAAGCTTTTCGCTCACCCACAATGTGATAAATTCTACCAATGCGTGCATGGAGATTACCAGGAAATGCCATGTGCACCTGGCACGGAGTTTAGCTACAAATTGCAG AAATGCACATGGCCCCACAAAGCTGACTGTGCTGGTGGAGATAATGGTGATAGTGAGGACGATGGTGTAGATGGTGGAGACAGCGGTGATGGAGGCAACGGTGGTGATGGAGGCAATGGTGGAGACGGTG GCAACGGTGGAGACGGCG GAAATGGTGGAGACGGTGGAAATGGTGGTAATGGAGGAAACGGCGGCGGAGACGGTGGAAACGGTGGAGACGGTGGTAATGGAGGAAACGGCGGTGGAGATGGTGGAAACGGTGGAAACGGAGGAGACGGTGGTGATGCAGGAAATGGCGGAGACGGTGGAAATGGTGGTAATGGAGGAAACGGCGGCGGGGACGGTGGAGACGGTGGAGACGGTGGTAATGGAGGAAACGGCGGTGGAGATGGTGGAAACGGTGGAAACGGTGGAAACGGAGGAGACGGTGGCGATGCAGGAAACGGCGGTGGAGATGGTGGAAACGGAGGAGACGGTGGAAATGGTGGTAATGGAGGAAACGGCGGCGGGGACGGTGGAGACGGTGGAGACGGTGGTAATGGAGGAAACGGCGGTGGAGATGGTGGAAACGATGGAAACGGTGGAAACGGAGGAGACGGTGGTGATGCAGGAAATGGCGGAGACGGTGGAAATGGTGGTAATGGAGGAAACGGCGGCGGGGACGGTGGAGACGGTGGAGACGGTGGTAATGGAGGAAACGGCGGTGGAGATGGTGGAAACGGTGGAAACGGTGGAAACGGAGGAGACGGTGGCGATGCAGGAAACGGCGGTGGAGATG GTGGAAACGGTGGAAACGGAGGAGACGGTGGTGATGCAGGAAATGGTGGAAACGGTGGAGACGGTGGTGATGCAGGAAATGGTGGAGACGGTGGAAATGGTGGTAATGGAGGAAACGGCGGCGGAGACGGTGGAAATGGTGGAGACGGTGGTAATGGAGGAAACGGCGGCGGAGACGGTGGAGACGGTGGTAATGGAGGAAACGGCGGTGGAGATGGTGGAAACGGTGGAAACGGAGGAGACGGTGGTGATGCAGGAAATGGTGGTAATGGAGGAAACGGTGGAAACGGTGGAGACGGTGGTAATGGAGGAAACAGCGGTGGAGATGGTGGAAACGGTGGAAATGGTGGTAATGGAGGTAATGGCGGCGGTAATGGTGGCAATGGCGGAAATGGAGGTAACGGTGGTAACGGAAGTGGTAATGGTGGCAATGGCGGCAACGGTGGAAATGGAGGAAATGGAGGTAATAgtggtaaataa
- the LOC110993376 gene encoding uncharacterized PE-PGRS family protein PE_PGRS54 isoform X9, protein MSKELIGIMIVKLLVLCLVGVAYARPQWDCPYGSQTLLPHESSCNKFYICVGGRMQEAQCPLSSHFSVKLQGCTEAVLAECQIESNNQPDVFPNGCPKDYRIEKLFAHPQCDKFYQCVHGDYQEMPCAPGTEFSYKLQKCTWPHKADCAGGDNGDSEDDGVDGGDSGDGGNGGDGGNGGDGGDGGNGGDGGNGGDGGDGGDGGDGGDGGNGGDGGDGGNGGDGGDGGNGGDGGDGGNGGDGGDGGNGGDGGNGGDGGDGGNGGDGGDGGNGGDGGDGGNGGDGGNGGDGGNGGDGGDGGNGGDGGNGGGNGGDGGNGGDGGNGGNGGNGGGDGGNGGDGGNGGNGGGDGGNGGNGGDGGDAGNGGDGGNGGNGGNGGGDGGDGGDGGNGGNGGGDGGNGGNGGNGGDGGDAGNGGGDGGNGGDGGNGGNGGNGGGDGGDGGDGGNGGNGGGDGGNDGNGGNGGDGGDAGNGGDGGNGGNGGNGGGDGGDGGDGGNGGNGGGDGGNGGNGGNGGDGGDAGNGGGDGGNGGNGGDGGDAGNGGNGGDGGDAGNGGDGGNGGNGGNGGGDGGNGGDGGNGGNGGDGGNGGNSGGDGGNGGNGGNGGNGGGNGGNGGNGGNGGNGSGNGGNGGNGGNGGNGGNSGK, encoded by the exons ATGTCGAAGGAATTGATTGGAATCATGATAG TAAAACTACTCGTGCTTTGCCTGGTGGGTGTTGCCTACGCTAGGCCACAATGGGACTGCCCATATGGCAGCCAAACCCTATTGCCTCACGAGAGCAGCTGCaacaagttttatatatgtgtTGGCGGGAGAATGCAAGAAGCTCAGTGCCCTCTCAGCAGTCACTTCTCCGTCAAACTTcag ggATGTACAGAGGCAGTTTTGGCTGAATGTCAAATTGAATCAAATAACCAGCCAGACGTCTTCCCAAACGGATGTCCCAAGGATTATAGAATAGAGAAGCTTTTCGCTCACCCACAATGTGATAAATTCTACCAATGCGTGCATGGAGATTACCAGGAAATGCCATGTGCACCTGGCACGGAGTTTAGCTACAAATTGCAG AAATGCACATGGCCCCACAAAGCTGACTGTGCTGGTGGAGATAATGGTGATAGTGAGGACGATGGTGTAGATGGTGGAGACAGCGGTGATGGAGGCAACGGTGGTGATGGAGGCAATGGTGGAGACGGTGGTGATGGAGGAAATGGTGGTGATGGAGGCAATGGTGGCGACGGCGGTGACGGAGGAGACGGTGGAGATGGCGGTGACGGAGGAAACGGTGGAGACGGTGGTGACGGAGGAAACGGTGGAGACGGTGGCGATGGAGGCAATGGTGGAGACGGCGGTGATGGAGGCAATGGTGGAGACGGCGGTGATGGAGGAAACGGTGGTGATGGAGGCAATGGTGGCGACGGCGGTGACGGAGGAAACGGCGGAGATGGTGGCGATGGAGGAAACGGTGGAGATGGCGGTGATGGAGGAAACGGTGGAGACGGAGGAAACGGTGGAGATGGCGGAAATGGTGGAGACGGTGGTGATGGAGGCAATGGTGGAGACGGAGGAAACGGTGGAGGCAACGGTGGAGACGGCG GAAATGGTGGAGACGGTGGAAATGGTGGTAATGGAGGAAACGGCGGCGGAGACGGTGGAAACGGTGGAGACGGTGGTAATGGAGGAAACGGCGGTGGAGATGGTGGAAACGGTGGAAACGGAGGAGACGGTGGTGATGCAGGAAATGGCGGAGACGGTGGAAATGGTGGTAATGGAGGAAACGGCGGCGGGGACGGTGGAGACGGTGGAGACGGTGGTAATGGAGGAAACGGCGGTGGAGATGGTGGAAACGGTGGAAACGGTGGAAACGGAGGAGACGGTGGCGATGCAGGAAACGGCGGTGGAGATGGTGGAAACGGAGGAGACGGTGGAAATGGTGGTAATGGAGGAAACGGCGGCGGGGACGGTGGAGACGGTGGAGACGGTGGTAATGGAGGAAACGGCGGTGGAGATGGTGGAAACGATGGAAACGGTGGAAACGGAGGAGACGGTGGTGATGCAGGAAATGGCGGAGACGGTGGAAATGGTGGTAATGGAGGAAACGGCGGCGGGGACGGTGGAGACGGTGGAGACGGTGGTAATGGAGGAAACGGCGGTGGAGATGGTGGAAACGGTGGAAACGGTGGAAACGGAGGAGACGGTGGCGATGCAGGAAACGGCGGTGGAGATG GTGGAAACGGTGGAAACGGAGGAGACGGTGGTGATGCAGGAAATGGTGGAAACGGTGGAGACGGTGGTGATGCAGGAAATGGTGGAGACGGTGGAAATGGTGGTAATGGAGGAAACGGCGGCGGAGACGGTGGAAATGGTGGAGACGGTG GAAACGGTGGAAACGGTGGAGACGGTGGTAATGGAGGAAACAGCGGTGGAGATGGTGGAAACGGTGGAAATGGTGGTAATGGAGGTAATGGCGGCGGTAATGGTGGCAATGGCGGAAATGGAGGTAACGGTGGTAACGGAAGTGGTAATGGTGGCAATGGCGGCAACGGTGGAAATGGAGGAAATGGAGGTAATAgtggtaaataa
- the LOC110993376 gene encoding uncharacterized PE-PGRS family protein PE_PGRS54 isoform X1, whose amino-acid sequence MSKELIGIMIVKLLVLCLVGVAYARPQWDCPYGSQTLLPHESSCNKFYICVGGRMQEAQCPLSSHFSVKLQGCTEAVLAECQIESNNQPDVFPNGCPKDYRIEKLFAHPQCDKFYQCVHGDYQEMPCAPGTEFSYKLQKCTWPHKADCAGGDNGDSEDDGVDGGDSGDGGNGGDGGNGGDGGDGGNGGDGGNGGDGGDGGDGGDGGDGGNGGDGGDGGNGGDGGDGGNGGDGGDGGNGGDGGDGGNGGDGGNGGDGGDGGNGGDGGDGGNGGDGGDGGNGGDGGNGGDGGNGGDGGDGGNGGDGGNGGGNGGDGGNGGDGGNGGNGGNGGGDGGNGGDGGNGGNGGGDGGNGGNGGDGGDAGNGGDGGNGGNGGNGGGDGGDGGDGGNGGNGGGDGGNGGNGGNGGDGGDAGNGGGDGGNGGDGGNGGNGGNGGGDGGDGGDGGNGGNGGGDGGNDGNGGNGGDGGDAGNGGDGGNGGNGGNGGGDGGDGGDGGNGGNGGGDGGNGGNGGNGGDGGDAGNGGGDGGNGGNGGDGGDAGNGGNGGDGGDAGNGGDGGNGGNGGNGGGDGGNGGDGGNGGNGGGDGGDGGNGGNGGGDGGNGGNGGDGGDAGNGGNGGNGGNGGDGGNGGNSGGDGGNGGNGGNGGNGGGNGGNGGNGGNGGNGSGNGGNGGNGGNGGNGGNSGK is encoded by the exons ATGTCGAAGGAATTGATTGGAATCATGATAG TAAAACTACTCGTGCTTTGCCTGGTGGGTGTTGCCTACGCTAGGCCACAATGGGACTGCCCATATGGCAGCCAAACCCTATTGCCTCACGAGAGCAGCTGCaacaagttttatatatgtgtTGGCGGGAGAATGCAAGAAGCTCAGTGCCCTCTCAGCAGTCACTTCTCCGTCAAACTTcag ggATGTACAGAGGCAGTTTTGGCTGAATGTCAAATTGAATCAAATAACCAGCCAGACGTCTTCCCAAACGGATGTCCCAAGGATTATAGAATAGAGAAGCTTTTCGCTCACCCACAATGTGATAAATTCTACCAATGCGTGCATGGAGATTACCAGGAAATGCCATGTGCACCTGGCACGGAGTTTAGCTACAAATTGCAG AAATGCACATGGCCCCACAAAGCTGACTGTGCTGGTGGAGATAATGGTGATAGTGAGGACGATGGTGTAGATGGTGGAGACAGCGGTGATGGAGGCAACGGTGGTGATGGAGGCAATGGTGGAGACGGTGGTGATGGAGGAAATGGTGGTGATGGAGGCAATGGTGGCGACGGCGGTGACGGAGGAGACGGTGGAGATGGCGGTGACGGAGGAAACGGTGGAGACGGTGGTGACGGAGGAAACGGTGGAGACGGTGGCGATGGAGGCAATGGTGGAGACGGCGGTGATGGAGGCAATGGTGGAGACGGCGGTGATGGAGGAAACGGTGGTGATGGAGGCAATGGTGGCGACGGCGGTGACGGAGGAAACGGCGGAGATGGTGGCGATGGAGGAAACGGTGGAGATGGCGGTGATGGAGGAAACGGTGGAGACGGAGGAAACGGTGGAGATGGCGGAAATGGTGGAGACGGTGGTGATGGAGGCAATGGTGGAGACGGAGGAAACGGTGGAGGCAACGGTGGAGACGGCG GAAATGGTGGAGACGGTGGAAATGGTGGTAATGGAGGAAACGGCGGCGGAGACGGTGGAAACGGTGGAGACGGTGGTAATGGAGGAAACGGCGGTGGAGATGGTGGAAACGGTGGAAACGGAGGAGACGGTGGTGATGCAGGAAATGGCGGAGACGGTGGAAATGGTGGTAATGGAGGAAACGGCGGCGGGGACGGTGGAGACGGTGGAGACGGTGGTAATGGAGGAAACGGCGGTGGAGATGGTGGAAACGGTGGAAACGGTGGAAACGGAGGAGACGGTGGCGATGCAGGAAACGGCGGTGGAGATGGTGGAAACGGAGGAGACGGTGGAAATGGTGGTAATGGAGGAAACGGCGGCGGGGACGGTGGAGACGGTGGAGACGGTGGTAATGGAGGAAACGGCGGTGGAGATGGTGGAAACGATGGAAACGGTGGAAACGGAGGAGACGGTGGTGATGCAGGAAATGGCGGAGACGGTGGAAATGGTGGTAATGGAGGAAACGGCGGCGGGGACGGTGGAGACGGTGGAGACGGTGGTAATGGAGGAAACGGCGGTGGAGATGGTGGAAACGGTGGAAACGGTGGAAACGGAGGAGACGGTGGCGATGCAGGAAACGGCGGTGGAGATG GTGGAAACGGTGGAAACGGAGGAGACGGTGGTGATGCAGGAAATGGTGGAAACGGTGGAGACGGTGGTGATGCAGGAAATGGTGGAGACGGTGGAAATGGTGGTAATGGAGGAAACGGCGGCGGAGACGGTGGAAATGGTGGAGACGGTGGTAATGGAGGAAACGGCGGCGGAGACGGTGGAGACGGTGGTAATGGAGGAAACGGCGGTGGAGATGGTGGAAACGGTGGAAACGGAGGAGACGGTGGTGATGCAGGAAATGGTGGTAATGGAGGAAACGGTGGAAACGGTGGAGACGGTGGTAATGGAGGAAACAGCGGTGGAGATGGTGGAAACGGTGGAAATGGTGGTAATGGAGGTAATGGCGGCGGTAATGGTGGCAATGGCGGAAATGGAGGTAACGGTGGTAACGGAAGTGGTAATGGTGGCAATGGCGGCAACGGTGGAAATGGAGGAAATGGAGGTAATAgtggtaaataa